The proteins below are encoded in one region of Methylophilales bacterium:
- a CDS encoding histone deacetylase, translated as MGTFSNISSANDKKVGIFYDEIFLLHDTGPNHPESPERLIPVIHDLKNNDQITSNTIWPNFEVATVEELNLAHSKEYIELVDRQVSQLNNNRAYLSTGDTPISKDSNLVAKLAVGAGLEAVDQIMAGNLSSAFALVRPPGHHASTSMGMGFCVYNSVAVVARYLQKKYGLERILIVDFDVHHGNGTQDIFYEDNSVFYFSVHQHPLFPGTGRPNEIGKGEGEGYTLNVELPKGSGNNEVIKAFNSKLKPAMDQFRPEFVLVSAGFDAHLGDPLGQLNYTDEGYGVVAEILQDISQKYADGRTLYMLEGGYNADNVSQSVQKILNVLISTNIDN; from the coding sequence ATGGGAACATTCAGTAATATTTCTTCTGCGAATGATAAAAAAGTTGGCATTTTTTATGATGAAATATTTCTATTACATGACACAGGACCAAATCATCCAGAGAGCCCTGAACGTTTAATTCCTGTTATTCATGATCTTAAAAACAATGATCAAATAACATCAAATACCATTTGGCCCAATTTTGAAGTCGCAACAGTTGAGGAATTAAATTTAGCTCATTCAAAGGAATATATTGAGTTAGTAGATAGGCAAGTTTCTCAATTAAATAATAATAGGGCTTATTTAAGTACAGGTGACACCCCTATTTCCAAAGATTCTAATCTTGTCGCGAAATTAGCTGTCGGTGCAGGTCTAGAAGCCGTTGATCAAATAATGGCTGGTAATTTATCCTCTGCATTTGCGCTAGTACGGCCTCCAGGGCATCATGCATCAACCTCAATGGGGATGGGTTTTTGTGTTTATAACAGCGTTGCTGTTGTCGCAAGATACTTACAAAAGAAATATGGATTAGAAAGAATTCTTATTGTCGATTTTGATGTTCATCATGGTAATGGAACGCAAGATATATTTTATGAAGACAATAGCGTGTTTTATTTCAGTGTACATCAGCATCCACTTTTTCCTGGGACTGGTCGACCAAATGAAATAGGCAAAGGTGAAGGTGAAGGTTATACGTTAAATGTAGAGCTTCCTAAAGGGAGTGGTAATAATGAAGTAATTAAAGCATTTAATTCAAAATTGAAACCAGCAATGGATCAATTTAGACCAGAATTTGTATTAGTCTCCGCAGGCTTTGATGCCCATCTGGGAGATCCTTTAGGGCAGTTAAACTATACTGATGAGGGGTATGGTGTTGTAGCAGAGATCTTACAAGATATCTCTCAAAAATATGCTGATGGAAGAACGCTTTATATGCTTGAGGGAGGATACAATGCTGACAATGTTTCTCAATCAGTTCAAAAAATTCTTAATGTTTTAATTTCAACAAACATAGATAATTAA
- the budA gene encoding acetolactate decarboxylase has protein sequence MKKTNSLYVSSPVNALVKGILREDKTLKEVLEHGDFGLGTFNDLDGEMVLLDGVFYDLHSDGKTNVADINLETPYACVTHFKPETSVIVDEELTFDTLKKKIDSLFLSKNLIYAIQVTGKFKSIKARSVPKQEAYRPLVDVAGDQKEFFFEEEEGTLVGFWTPDFMHSVTVPDYHLHFISNDKQRGGHLLEFLSSKVEIKIQPIEQLTLDLPHSIEYLTASLDEDISDDLDKAEH, from the coding sequence ATGAAAAAAACAAACTCCCTTTACGTTTCATCGCCTGTGAATGCACTTGTTAAAGGTATTTTGCGTGAAGATAAGACACTTAAAGAAGTACTTGAGCACGGAGATTTTGGTTTGGGTACGTTTAATGATCTAGATGGAGAGATGGTACTTCTAGATGGTGTTTTTTATGATCTTCACTCAGATGGAAAAACAAATGTAGCGGATATTAACCTTGAAACGCCCTATGCATGCGTGACACATTTTAAGCCTGAAACTTCGGTAATTGTTGATGAAGAGCTTACTTTTGATACATTAAAAAAGAAAATAGACTCCTTATTCTTATCAAAAAACTTGATCTACGCGATTCAAGTTACCGGAAAATTTAAGTCAATTAAAGCAAGGTCTGTTCCAAAACAAGAGGCATATAGACCGTTAGTTGATGTCGCAGGTGACCAGAAAGAGTTTTTCTTCGAGGAGGAAGAAGGAACATTAGTTGGATTTTGGACACCTGATTTTATGCATTCAGTCACGGTACCTGACTATCACCTTCACTTTATATCAAATGATAAACAAAGAGGAGGACATTTACTTGAATTTTTATCTTCAAAGGTTGAGATTAAAATACAGCCTATAGAGCAACTCACCCTTGACCTTCCTCATAGTATTGAATATCTAACTGCGAGCTTAGACGAGGATATCAGTGATGATCTTGATAAAGCCGAACACTAA
- a CDS encoding DMT family transporter, translating into MQSTLRNYQYLGLIIIIWGSSFAMMHECLVGGHFSPEQTVGYRLAIGSIVLLIGCIFCRKSFPKTLTPWVHFFIYAIIGNIVPFLLISRGQMHITSGMTGLLMAFVPLVTMVLAHIFLPNNALNRYKILGFILGISGVLFILAPSIGDGKNTVFGILLILGAAASYASHGVVVERFPKYDPIVAATASSILACFLAFVIWPDMVHLNLDDIPLKTSLNMLALGVLPTGLGALIFFNLINNAGATFISNMNYVIPVYAFTLGAIVLGEPVLWQNLLALVLIVFGIFVSRRKVKS; encoded by the coding sequence ATGCAAAGTACATTAAGAAATTACCAATATCTTGGTTTAATTATTATTATATGGGGATCATCCTTTGCGATGATGCATGAGTGTCTAGTTGGTGGACACTTTTCACCCGAGCAGACTGTTGGATATAGATTGGCAATAGGATCAATTGTCTTGTTAATAGGCTGTATTTTTTGCCGAAAAAGCTTTCCTAAAACATTAACGCCGTGGGTTCATTTCTTTATATATGCCATCATTGGTAACATTGTGCCCTTCTTGCTTATTTCTCGTGGTCAAATGCATATCACTTCAGGGATGACAGGCTTGTTAATGGCATTTGTACCTTTGGTTACTATGGTATTAGCACATATTTTTCTGCCTAATAATGCTCTGAATCGTTATAAGATTTTAGGTTTCATACTTGGTATCTCTGGGGTACTCTTTATTTTAGCTCCATCTATTGGTGATGGAAAAAATACCGTTTTTGGAATCCTATTAATTTTAGGAGCAGCGGCTTCCTATGCGAGTCACGGTGTCGTAGTTGAGAGGTTTCCAAAATATGACCCGATTGTAGCTGCGACAGCCTCCTCTATTCTCGCTTGTTTTTTAGCGTTCGTAATTTGGCCTGATATGGTTCATCTAAATTTAGATGATATCCCATTAAAGACATCTCTAAATATGTTGGCGCTTGGTGTATTACCAACTGGATTAGGCGCTTTAATTTTCTTTAATTTAATCAATAATGCTGGGGCAACTTTTATTTCAAATATGAATTACGTTATCCCAGTATATGCCTTCACCCTGGGTGCTATTGTTCTAGGTGAGCCTGTGCTGTGGCAAAATCTATTAGCGCTTGTACTAATTGTTTTTGGTATTTTTGTCTCAAGAAGAAAAGTAAAAAGTTAA
- a CDS encoding NAD(P)/FAD-dependent oxidoreductase, giving the protein MADKIDVIIIGAGIAGITTAYYLQKNFPGIRYKILDSRSSAGGTWDQMKFPGVRADNDMYTYGFSFNPWKGPIIGSGPNIRDYINQTANKFKIKKNIVFNTQVAELSWSNNLWTTKTDNKNYTSQYVICCTGSRDRNNPHKPKFKGESKYKGKIVHTQAWGDTDYKGKTVTIIGSGCTAITMAPSIIKEAKKVTLVQRSPAWIIDIDSQEKSSRGYKTFQVLKDYISSRFFKKSLRKKIIAADPYYNDKTTPSYDYWDQRPASSLDQDYFRAVESSKVTIERQGVSNWETTGVKLQDGKVIHSDLTVMATGGNAQLLGGIDIFVNDKKINIHDTSWYRGMMFSGLPNLFAHAGYINFSWTARCEIVSQRICKTINYMKEKGLSTCTAKYLGERTTPSIQANYVLRAMDKFPNRTYKFYQNYFVEYLIFKFSNIDDGALEFKR; this is encoded by the coding sequence ATGGCAGATAAGATAGACGTAATAATTATTGGTGCAGGAATAGCTGGAATTACCACAGCTTATTATTTGCAGAAAAATTTCCCAGGAATCAGATATAAGATACTTGATTCAAGAAGCTCGGCAGGTGGGACTTGGGATCAGATGAAATTTCCTGGTGTTCGCGCTGATAACGATATGTATACCTATGGTTTTAGTTTTAATCCATGGAAAGGCCCAATAATAGGAAGCGGACCGAATATCAGAGACTATATAAATCAAACAGCGAACAAATTTAAAATTAAAAAAAATATAGTGTTTAATACTCAAGTAGCAGAACTTTCTTGGAGTAATAATTTATGGACAACAAAGACCGATAATAAAAATTATACTAGTCAATATGTTATTTGTTGCACTGGCTCACGCGATCGTAATAACCCTCATAAGCCTAAGTTTAAAGGGGAAAGTAAGTACAAAGGTAAAATTGTCCATACACAAGCTTGGGGAGATACAGACTATAAAGGTAAAACTGTGACTATTATTGGGAGTGGCTGTACCGCTATTACCATGGCTCCCTCAATTATAAAAGAAGCTAAAAAAGTAACATTAGTGCAGCGCAGTCCTGCATGGATTATTGATATTGATAGCCAAGAAAAATCATCACGTGGTTACAAAACTTTTCAAGTCTTAAAAGATTATATATCTAGTAGGTTTTTTAAAAAATCACTTAGAAAAAAAATTATCGCTGCAGATCCTTATTACAACGACAAAACTACTCCATCATATGATTATTGGGATCAGCGCCCTGCTTCTAGTTTAGATCAGGATTATTTTAGGGCTGTTGAATCGAGCAAGGTAACAATTGAGCGCCAAGGAGTAAGTAATTGGGAAACAACTGGAGTTAAGTTGCAAGATGGAAAAGTTATCCATAGTGATTTAACTGTAATGGCCACAGGCGGTAACGCACAATTATTGGGCGGCATTGATATTTTTGTTAATGATAAAAAAATTAATATTCACGATACTAGTTGGTACAGAGGAATGATGTTTAGTGGGTTGCCAAACCTTTTTGCACACGCAGGATACATAAATTTTAGTTGGACTGCGAGATGTGAAATAGTTAGTCAACGCATTTGTAAAACAATTAACTATATGAAGGAAAAAGGACTTAGCACTTGTACCGCCAAGTATTTGGGAGAAAGGACTACGCCATCAATACAGGCTAATTACGTATTAAGAGCTATGGATAAGTTTCCAAATAGGACGTATAAGTTCTATCAAAATTATTTTGTAGAATATCTTATTTTTAAGTTTAGTAACATTGATGATGGCGCATTAGAATTTAAGAGATAG
- a CDS encoding tetratricopeptide repeat protein, translating into MIKQLTLILSFTLLYSNNIFAYNVNNECEKQLNKGKFEEALKAANSVKDKYDSNFCKGKANFRLRNNDQAIKDFEIAEKEASIQADQMQAILFKGITQRDSGDFKGSNKTFTYGFQTAELGNSKYLQYEHRFLYQLGINMLRTKEFLDAQDYYTRALVLASNDNERAVCYEGLAQTYFYRNKASKAVEYGLRATLMFQKTGMLGEYADSSIELSRYYYLDKNQTKAIETLKKLEKFCIDNGGEYYLAKTLIAQVELYTKIGDEKAAAESKKNAEIVMQRLGIEDFD; encoded by the coding sequence ATGATTAAACAATTAACATTAATTTTATCTTTTACATTATTGTATTCAAACAATATTTTTGCTTATAATGTGAATAATGAATGTGAGAAACAATTAAATAAAGGTAAGTTTGAGGAAGCTTTAAAAGCAGCGAATTCAGTTAAAGACAAATACGATTCTAACTTTTGTAAGGGTAAAGCTAATTTTCGTCTTAGAAATAATGATCAGGCAATTAAAGACTTTGAAATAGCCGAAAAGGAAGCTTCTATCCAAGCTGATCAAATGCAAGCAATTCTTTTCAAGGGCATTACACAAAGAGACTCTGGAGACTTTAAAGGGTCTAATAAGACATTCACTTATGGTTTTCAGACAGCAGAATTGGGTAACAGTAAATACCTTCAATATGAACACCGTTTTTTGTATCAATTAGGTATTAACATGCTTAGGACTAAAGAATTTTTAGATGCTCAAGATTACTATACAAGAGCTTTGGTATTGGCTTCAAATGATAATGAGCGAGCTGTTTGTTATGAAGGCTTAGCTCAAACATACTTCTATAGAAATAAAGCTTCAAAAGCAGTTGAATATGGCTTAAGAGCAACATTAATGTTTCAAAAGACTGGAATGCTGGGTGAATACGCTGATAGCAGCATTGAACTTTCAAGATACTATTATCTTGATAAGAACCAAACAAAAGCAATCGAAACACTGAAGAAGCTTGAAAAGTTTTGTATTGATAATGGTGGAGAATATTATCTAGCTAAAACACTAATTGCTCAAGTTGAGCTATATACAAAAATTGGAGATGAGAAGGCCGCTGCAGAAAGCAAAAAAAATGCGGAAATAGTGATGCAAAGACTGGGTATCGAAGACTTTGACTAG
- the ligA gene encoding NAD-dependent DNA ligase LigA gives MKKNSAIEETVLTLKKEIQEHNFNYYVKDDPTVTDSVYDDLMRKLEELEKQYPELITEDSPTQRVGMLSNSAFNQVSHKKPMLSLSNVFHEDELAAFDKRIKTDLGVESINYAVEPKFDGLAIALIYEGGFFSLGATRGDGFSGEDVTHNLKTIKSIPLKIDTKGLPPRIEIRGEVVMFKEDFLALNKKQEELGQKVFANPRNAAAGSLRQLDSSITATRPLRFYAYSIDFEGIENTLTSHSDSIKLLNELKIPTTDLVENVTGVVGLLDYYHEIINKRQSLPFDIDGVVYKVDSLNYQDELGFVSRAPRWAVAHKFPAEEAESQVLGIDVQVGRTGAITPVARLKPTFVSGVTVTNASLHNEAELLRKDVHINDFVLIRRAGDVVPEVVSVIKAKRPKNIETFLMPIQCPECGSKLKKEEGEAILRCCEGIQCPAQRKQSIMHFASRKAMDIDGLGEKIIDQLLENKMINDFTDLYTLDLGSLESLERFGEKSSKNLIESIHKSKETTLGRLIYALGIRGVGEATAKDLAKEFGTISNIKAQTQEGLEGVDDIGPTVSGFIHCYFNDLKNLDLIDRLINNGVLFKEELRKEVKFVSEISGKVFVLTGTLPTLKREDAKQIIEQYGGKITSTVSKKTDYLLAGNDAGSKLEKAQALRIVILSENDLIKWTEE, from the coding sequence ATGAAAAAAAATAGTGCAATTGAAGAAACTGTTTTAACTTTAAAAAAGGAGATTCAAGAACATAATTTTAATTATTATGTAAAAGATGACCCAACCGTCACTGATAGCGTCTATGACGATCTTATGAGGAAATTAGAGGAGCTAGAGAAGCAATATCCTGAATTAATCACAGAGGACTCACCAACACAGAGAGTCGGTATGCTTTCCAATAGCGCATTCAATCAAGTGAGCCATAAAAAGCCAATGCTTTCTCTCAGCAACGTGTTCCACGAGGACGAATTAGCAGCTTTTGATAAAAGAATTAAAACTGATTTAGGGGTGGAAAGTATTAATTATGCAGTAGAGCCAAAATTTGATGGACTTGCGATTGCATTAATTTATGAGGGAGGTTTTTTTTCTCTCGGCGCGACACGAGGCGATGGCTTCTCGGGCGAAGATGTAACTCACAACCTTAAAACTATCAAGTCTATTCCCCTTAAAATTGACACTAAGGGTCTGCCACCAAGAATCGAAATAAGAGGCGAAGTTGTGATGTTCAAAGAGGATTTTCTCGCCCTTAACAAAAAACAAGAAGAGTTAGGTCAAAAAGTATTCGCTAACCCAAGAAATGCGGCAGCAGGTAGTTTGAGACAATTAGATTCAAGTATTACAGCAACTCGACCACTTAGGTTTTATGCATACAGTATAGATTTTGAGGGTATAGAAAACACTCTTACATCACACTCTGACTCAATAAAATTGCTGAATGAACTCAAAATACCTACTACAGATCTTGTAGAAAATGTGACTGGTGTTGTTGGATTATTAGATTATTACCATGAAATTATCAACAAAAGACAAAGTTTACCCTTTGATATTGATGGTGTTGTTTATAAAGTAGATTCTCTAAATTATCAAGATGAGCTTGGTTTTGTATCAAGGGCACCTAGATGGGCTGTTGCGCATAAGTTTCCTGCTGAAGAGGCTGAATCACAGGTTTTAGGTATTGATGTTCAGGTGGGGAGGACTGGTGCAATCACCCCTGTAGCAAGACTCAAACCAACCTTCGTATCTGGTGTAACGGTGACAAACGCTTCCCTTCATAACGAAGCAGAACTTCTTAGGAAAGATGTTCATATCAATGATTTTGTTTTAATAAGAAGAGCAGGGGATGTAGTGCCTGAAGTTGTGAGTGTTATTAAGGCTAAACGACCAAAAAATATTGAGACGTTTTTAATGCCAATCCAATGTCCTGAATGTGGCTCAAAACTAAAAAAAGAGGAAGGAGAGGCCATCCTTAGATGTTGTGAAGGTATTCAATGCCCCGCTCAAAGAAAACAGTCCATTATGCATTTCGCTTCAAGAAAAGCTATGGATATTGATGGGCTGGGTGAAAAGATTATTGATCAACTACTAGAAAATAAAATGATTAATGATTTTACAGACTTATACACTCTCGATTTAGGTTCTCTTGAGAGTTTAGAGCGGTTTGGTGAAAAATCTTCTAAAAACCTTATTGAATCAATTCATAAATCAAAAGAAACAACATTAGGACGTTTGATATACGCGCTAGGGATTCGAGGGGTGGGTGAGGCGACAGCAAAAGATCTAGCCAAAGAATTCGGAACTATATCAAATATAAAAGCACAAACTCAGGAGGGTTTAGAGGGGGTTGATGACATAGGTCCTACTGTTTCAGGCTTTATTCATTGTTACTTTAATGATTTAAAAAATCTTGATTTAATTGACAGGCTCATCAATAATGGCGTGTTATTTAAAGAAGAGCTTAGAAAAGAAGTTAAATTTGTTTCTGAAATTAGTGGTAAGGTTTTTGTCCTAACAGGGACATTGCCAACACTTAAAAGGGAAGATGCGAAACAAATAATCGAGCAATATGGTGGCAAAATAACGTCAACTGTTTCAAAAAAGACAGATTATTTATTAGCTGGAAACGATGCGGGAAGTAAGCTTGAAAAAGCGCAAGCACTTAGAATAGTAATTTTATCGGAAAATGACCTTATTAAATGGACTGAGGAGTAA
- a CDS encoding cell division protein ZipA C-terminal FtsZ-binding domain-containing protein, whose translation MNDVQLALLITGVAIIFVLIIYNWSELKRLTKKQASLTKPNNSISEDNDPLFHNFNDLEVTPEVVEPFEPIEKEVNENLTGSEKIINSNLPDGIDRDIETVISITCKKIQESSSGLLLDKIKSMPGVRVYIRKDNDLWATESAIYDSINYNQVLLVLLLASRKYTLDTKAIQDFKQLANDISSNVDGPIFWLSNQDIEKESFHLSKFKKDVDHSLILQVYPKSDPTFHAGPLIDFFKQPIFKVNNNSFHELIHQDSGQKICVLTSLTGKPLNISHETFLQGIIFKMDIPNTMKITTAFNELILIIKQFNTKLNGVLVDVSRKPLNDDQISQIYVHLKKLEKIMQEKKIPSGSKIAQKMFN comes from the coding sequence ATGAATGATGTTCAACTTGCACTATTAATTACGGGCGTAGCCATTATTTTTGTGCTAATCATCTACAATTGGAGTGAATTAAAAAGATTAACAAAGAAACAAGCCAGCCTAACAAAACCTAACAACTCTATTAGCGAGGACAACGATCCACTTTTTCATAACTTTAATGATCTAGAAGTGACTCCTGAAGTTGTTGAGCCTTTTGAACCCATAGAGAAAGAGGTTAATGAGAATTTAACTGGTTCAGAAAAGATAATTAATTCAAATTTGCCTGATGGCATTGACAGAGATATTGAAACCGTAATTTCAATTACATGTAAAAAGATTCAAGAGTCGAGCAGTGGATTACTTTTAGATAAAATTAAATCGATGCCAGGTGTCAGAGTTTATATTAGAAAAGATAATGATTTGTGGGCAACAGAATCAGCAATCTATGACTCTATTAATTACAACCAGGTTCTCTTAGTTTTACTGCTCGCAAGCAGGAAATATACTCTAGATACCAAAGCCATCCAAGATTTTAAGCAGCTTGCGAATGATATTTCATCAAATGTTGATGGACCAATATTTTGGTTATCTAATCAGGATATTGAAAAAGAATCTTTTCATTTAAGTAAATTTAAAAAAGATGTTGATCACTCATTGATTCTTCAGGTTTATCCGAAGTCTGACCCAACATTTCACGCAGGGCCTTTGATAGACTTTTTTAAACAACCTATCTTTAAAGTCAATAATAATTCGTTTCACGAATTAATACACCAAGATTCAGGTCAAAAGATTTGCGTGCTTACTTCACTAACTGGGAAGCCACTAAATATAAGTCACGAAACATTCCTTCAAGGAATTATTTTCAAAATGGACATCCCAAATACTATGAAAATTACAACAGCATTCAACGAACTAATTCTTATAATTAAACAATTCAACACTAAGCTTAATGGAGTGCTTGTTGATGTTAGCAGAAAGCCTTTAAACGATGATCAAATAAGCCAAATTTATGTGCATTTAAAAAAGCTAGAGAAAATAATGCAAGAAAAGAAAATTCCATCGGGCTCGAAAATTGCTCAAAAAATGTTCAATTAA